CAGACGGCTGGCAGTAAGGAGAGCATGTATGAAAAGAGTACAGGGATGCCCCAGACCTCTGGGGATGACACGCACAGGAAATCGAGTGAATTTTTCGGTAGCGGTACCGGAAAAAAGTTCCTGTGACCTGATTCTGTACTCTGAACAATATAAAAATCCAAAACGGTTTTCAATGCCCTATGATCCTCTCTGCGGAGAGGTGAGATGCCTGGGGATAGAAGAGGCACCAGAAGATCTGGGATATCTTTATGAAAAAGATGGAGTATCCTATCCGGACCCACATGCAAAACGGCTCGTGTTTTCTGATACGGAGGAGATTCTCCGGTGTGGTCTGCCTCAGACTTTTGCCTGGGAAGAGGATCGTCCTCTTTCTATCCCGGAACATCAGGTGATTGCGTACAGTCTTCATGTCAGAGGCTTTACGAAGCATCCGTCTTCCAGAGTCAGACAGAAGGGAACCTTTGCAGGGGTGAGGGAGAAGATTCCTTATCTCAAAGATCTGGGGATCAATCAGATCCACTGTATGCCGGTCTATGAATTTCAGAAGGTTCAGGGCAAAAAGGTGAATTACTGGGGATACGGACCGGGCTATTTCTTTGCGCCGAACCATTCCTATGCAGGCAATGAGGATGCAGCGGGCGAACTGAAACAAATGATCCTGGACTGTCACAGGTCGGGGATTGAAGTGATCCTTTCTTTCCCGTTTTCGGAGGGAATCCGGATCAGTGAAATGCTTCATTGTCTGGAGTATTATCGAATAGAATATCATGTGGACGGATTTCTGATCAATCCGTATCTGCTGCCCTGGGAACAGGTCGCTTCTGATCCGTTGCTTCAGGGGGCAAAGTTATATCGAAAAGATGAGACGTTCCAGAATGTGATGCGCCGGTTCCTGAAAGGGGACGAAGGCATGATCGGTTCTGTGGAAGAGCAGTTGAGAAGGCATGCCGGTTCAGAGGGAGCCTTTAACTATATTACGGATCATACGGGATTTACGCTTCAGGATCTGGTGTCTTATGAAGAAAAACATAACGAGGCCAACGGGGAGAAGAATCAGGACGGACCGGATTATAATTACAGTTGGAATTGCGGTGCCGAAGGACCGACCAGAAAAGAGACAGTGCTCGCACTTCGAAAGCAGCAGGTAAGAAATGCATTTGCGCTGTTGTTGCTGGCACAGGGGATTCCCTGTATTCTTGCGGGAGATGAATTCGGTAATTCCCAGAAAGGAAATAATAACGTCTATTGTCAGGACAATGCGACCGCCTGGTTGAACTGGAATTCTCTGAACAAGGGATCGGAACTATACGAAGAAGTGAAGGCGTTGATCGCATTTCGAAAGAAATGGGAAATCCTGCATCAGGATCGTCCGCTTCTGAGAGTAGATGTAGAGCGGACAGGACTTCCGGATCTGTCATATCACGGGACCAGTGCCTGGATGGAACCAAACGATGTGGCAAGCAGGTTGCTCGGAGTCCTGTACAGCAGGAAGAATGAAAACGGGGAACAGGAAGCCTGTTATGTGGCATATAACATGCACTGGCTGGATCATATCATTGCGCTGCCGGTTCTTCCCGGAAAGAAAACCTGGTATCTGGCGGTGGATGGAGAAAAAGGCGTACTGAAAAGAATGAAAGTCCTGAAAAATCAACGGGAACTGGTGATAAAAGCAAGAACAATTCAGGTGCTTGTGAGCAGATAATGGAGGAATCAATGAAAGGAAAGGCGTTCAGACATTTTTGCACGATTACACATCATAAATTACTGGTCATGAAATACTGTTTCAGAGTCGGACTCTATAAACAGGGGTTGCTTCATGATCTTTCCAAATACAGTCCCACAGAGTTCAAAGTGGGATGTAAATATTATCAGGGTACCAGAAGTCCAAATAATGCAGAGAGGGAAGAGACAGGAGTCTCCCTTGCATGGCTTCATCACAAAGGCAGAAACAAGCATCATTATGAATACTGGATCGATTATGGTCTGGGCTTGCAAAAGGGTGAGATGACCGGAATGAAGATGCCCATCCGATATGTGGTCGAGATGTTTTTAGACCGGATCGCTG
This window of the Mediterraneibacter butyricigenes genome carries:
- a CDS encoding alpha-amylase family glycosyl hydrolase, translated to MKRVQGCPRPLGMTRTGNRVNFSVAVPEKSSCDLILYSEQYKNPKRFSMPYDPLCGEVRCLGIEEAPEDLGYLYEKDGVSYPDPHAKRLVFSDTEEILRCGLPQTFAWEEDRPLSIPEHQVIAYSLHVRGFTKHPSSRVRQKGTFAGVREKIPYLKDLGINQIHCMPVYEFQKVQGKKVNYWGYGPGYFFAPNHSYAGNEDAAGELKQMILDCHRSGIEVILSFPFSEGIRISEMLHCLEYYRIEYHVDGFLINPYLLPWEQVASDPLLQGAKLYRKDETFQNVMRRFLKGDEGMIGSVEEQLRRHAGSEGAFNYITDHTGFTLQDLVSYEEKHNEANGEKNQDGPDYNYSWNCGAEGPTRKETVLALRKQQVRNAFALLLLAQGIPCILAGDEFGNSQKGNNNVYCQDNATAWLNWNSLNKGSELYEEVKALIAFRKKWEILHQDRPLLRVDVERTGLPDLSYHGTSAWMEPNDVASRLLGVLYSRKNENGEQEACYVAYNMHWLDHIIALPVLPGKKTWYLAVDGEKGVLKRMKVLKNQRELVIKARTIQVLVSR
- a CDS encoding DUF5662 family protein — its product is MKGKAFRHFCTITHHKLLVMKYCFRVGLYKQGLLHDLSKYSPTEFKVGCKYYQGTRSPNNAEREETGVSLAWLHHKGRNKHHYEYWIDYGLGLQKGEMTGMKMPIRYVVEMFLDRIAACRNYMGRSYTDHAPLDYFSKGKGHYMMHPETEEFLEYLLKMLAEKGERKTLRFVKEEVLPQGEDFKLHQS